The sequence below is a genomic window from Bombus pascuorum chromosome 15, iyBomPasc1.1, whole genome shotgun sequence.
TGTCTAGGAAACTCAAATCTGTGCTCAAActccattaaaaataaaattgggttttattaaaatattatgaagtaacttttttttctaaacaaaatttttcaaatattgtgTTAACTAATTCATGCTAAAACCCATGCCATTAAAAGCCATATGGGTGGTCActaataaaatcaatattgCTACATTACCAACTGTGTGCCCATACAAGTcacatataaaacaaaaagatagGAAATACTATAAGTTCATCCTTGAAACTTTTGCTAAAGGTGATAGATATTGACAATCCGTAgaatatattacgaaatattatattttttatacaatatttcacattatgtaaaagaaaaggggaaaaaatataatttgcttttatatattgaaaattaaggTAAAACTAAAGATTGTCAATTcctatgaaatattcaatacaTACTTTATCAAGAATGAAACAGAATTATTACATAAGaatcatttaaaaatcaaattgatGAAAacaatttgatatatttatatattaaattcattcaGAGAACTTACTCCTTCATAATTCTTTGCTTCAATTCCACGTTTTGTGATTAAATGAATCTCTTGCTTAATCTGTTTGATATCTAAAACACATTTTTAAGTTTAGGTaatgaaatacaaagaaaCATCATGTATTTTAGAATTATGTATCTGTATACATACTGCCTGAAAAAGATGGTTGTATGGCATGTgccataaaacaaatttcaaatgtatCATATGTCTCTGTGACAAATGAGAATTTCAACATCTTCCCATGGGGAATATCATCTTTCTTTGATAGAATATCTCCTTTTGAATCTcttatctataaaattacaaaaagttattaaattattcaattcttGTTGCAGTTTGATacctaaaaattgaaaaacaactCAATCTTCCATATATGAGTTAAGAGAAGTTAACCTAATATAACTTCAACATAATTTCTGTATACAATATacacttaaaaaataaatatgatagaAAATTGGTGATTTACAATGTATTCGGTTTTAACAGCTGGTGTCATAGAGACTTCATATTCCCCAGCAACCAAAACATTTGCTTGAACTTCCTCCTTTAAGCACTTGAAAGCATTCGGCTCAAGGTAAAATCTGATACCGTGTGCATACGCGAGTAACGttacgaaaatatatattacaccTCGCATTTTTCAAGGAGTTTCATTAAACTGTATTAAATAatctcgaagaaaaatatctcttAACAATACTTGAAATTAACAGTAACCCATCAACATACTGATGAGTTGGCAGCCATTAGGTATTTTGGATTAATCACGTGATATGATAGAAAACAAGAACATGGcgtatattcataaaaattcaagatttaattaattagtatataagaATCATACAATAATCAATCCTATTAAGAATCATTAACtctttatatagcattagtttcttaatttaaaGCTTCAAATACAGTTTTAAAGCGACCTACAACTAACAAAGAAAAACGGCTAATTGTGGGTTACCTTAAGTTTTTAAACCGACGCCGACAAGCGCGCCATTTGTAAACTACGCTGAATTAAATTTGAAGTTTATAAACGGCGATGAAGAAGTGACCGTTATTTGTAATAACAGGTAATacctaaaaaattatatctattttcCTAAGTTATTCCATAAACAATTGTTTAACAATTTACTAGTTGCAAAGcacatatattaaaatgtcaaCCTCTTACACACTGGAAGAAATTTTGGAAAGACaatgtgaaaaattacaagatcTTGAAATTGCAACGATATTTGTTAAAAGTAAGGTTAAATTTgtgttctttaatttaatatcttatattacaatatttatatttaattttatgtccAGGCAAAGATGCAATGAAAGAAGAACTTCTTAAAATGCGTACAGCAGTCTCGCAGAAATGTAATGATATAGAAATCATGAGGCAAAAATTGGATGAAATGAAGAAGCAGAATAATCAATGTAGAGTATGTTTcttaattctttatatttttacatattttgagtttaaataagttttaattaaaaatctaaaaattccAGGAATTAATGTTGCATATCAAAGCtgtgaataaaaaaatcaatcacatgaaaaaaaatattccatctgAGTtgatttatgattattatgAAACTCAAAATTCCTTATCATTAAAAAGCATGCCGGGAGAGGAATTCACACCAGTACATACAGTAATAAGTGACAACAGAGAAAAACAAGAGACTCCAATGATAGACTgtaaaaaagtattatttaacGAACCTGAAGTTTGTCTTATGATATCTTTGATAGGCACAGATGAGTTCAGTAAAATCCCAAAGTACATTATTGGGAGACAATCTTTAGAAACagtcaataattttataaataccatcaatcaaatattaaaagcaaaatatatgtttttatcATTGGGGAAAGCTCATGCTAGAAAACAAGGAGATTTGAatctttatttacattataaaaaacAGGAAATGGACATATGTAATGATAATAgtaagttttttattttatataactgaaggacatattttattattaaaggtaaaaattttgtttcagaaTATGTATACTTTTTCACTGGTGAAGATTATGAAAGACAAACGAAATCCAAATTAGACAAactcaaattaaatttaatgataGTTCTACGACATTGCAAAAGATTAAGGGAGCACAGGATAAAAAATGATGTCcgatatgtaatattaccaaaataataattaagttatagtaATAAATCAGGACATTGTGTAATAAATGAATGTTTTATTGTACAGAAAgagtaaaaatgtaatttagcAATTGTACATCTATTAGTTATATTAATTGATactattgtaaaatatattttctactatcccatttcttataattattttgtctttaaaatttaatatcaaggTTTTACtcaaattaatttgattaaaaatttataactgAGATATTAAATGATGAAAAATAAGCTTCTAACGTTCTTAAACTacgaaaattttttaagattcGCTTTTGTTTCGGTCGTCCTGGGAGCGTGTTTACCAGAAACACTCAATTCACAAAGATTAGACTCCCTGTCGAATTGTTTCGACGAAACGAAGACTCAAGTTTAGTTTGCCATGAAAGAATTCTTCCCTTTTCATTTCCAAGGAACGAGGTAATCTGCtctgaaataatttcgatCGTACGTTCCACTTGTGGAGATAAGATAGTCTAAaactatcatttttttttttttttttgtattatttaatagtaaccTTACcgtataacaataatttatttcaactaAGAAATTACACatcaatttaacaatttaattgtaaaaaatgcaTATTCAAAAAATCTCAACTTAATgattaatatattgaaaaaagatatataattaatattatgaaaataatttttcaaatattatattaaataatataaatattatattaaaacttaaaagattataaataataaaatatttttcattcaataCGAAAGCacgtgaaaattattattgctatATAGGATATTTCTCAAGAATCAAACAGTTCGAGCGAAAATTCATGATTatgtaactttttatttatcgtataatatcttttttctttaaaatataaacgattattaatgttaaatttttagataaaaagaatTCGTAGATTTCTTCAAACATGAACAGCGGAAGAACGGAGTCGATTAGCACATTAAGCGAGCACGAAGATGATTTTGACGAATTCGAAGGATCAATTATTTGGTCCCAGGAGGAACCGTTTTcctcgaatgaaattttagaattagCTCCAGATCCTGATAAACAAAATCGATTGAAATCTTTATGTCGTTTATGTGCTGGAGAAACTTTACATCCTATTTACATCTATTCCGAATTTGGTGAATCTTTGAAacttttgcataaaataaacacATGTTTAAGTGTTAAGGTAattatttgttgaattttttacTCCTTAGTACAAATTACactaattttatgtaaatgtataattaataaaatgaaaacattAAGATTACTTATAGATAAATGAAACAGaaggaatttatatttttttcgttgCTATgcatatgaatttttttataataattaaatttttaaatataatcattaaATATGAACTTTTTCATAGGTAAAGAAAACTGATCCTCTCCCTAAACAACTTTGTCCAACATGTGTTGAAAAGATTACTTGGTGCAATGAATTTGATGTTCAGTGTATCAGAGCTGAGGAAACTCtgcttgaaattttaaagcaAAACCATTCTTTCAATAATGCTAGAAATGATGTTCAAGAAAATTCTCAGGAGAATATTGATTCTTGTCCATTGTGTGTCGAAGGACGGATGAgaatttacgaagaaaataaagagagTAGAAAAGATGTTGAACTGTACGATAGCGATATTGTTCTTGAGAGTAGCGATGAGGAACAAATtcctaatgaaattaatattgaacaaaatgaGGAACCAGAAAACGAATCTATAACTTTGTTCTGTTTGGGTACCAagcagaaatatttgaaatgcgGAGCTTGTATGAATTTGTATCATACAAAAGAGACTCTTGATGAGCATAAATGCAAACCTAATTTACAATGTACTTCTAAACCTTACAAGTGTGATATATGCTTTGCAACTTTCACGTTTGAAGAACGATTGCAGTTTCATCAACATTTTCATAAAGATGCAAAAGCATTGTATtgtgaaatttgcaaaattacgtTTGGGAaggaattaaaattgttttatcacTACAAGAGGTATTAcctagaaaaattattatagaaaaatttaagtaatatatccatttattttatttgcagaTATCATTGTAAAGATGGTAGAGTATCCTGCTTACAATGTGgaaaactatttgaaaatCAAGAAGGATTAAAAAAACATGTATGTGTAGATGGAAAAACAAGACCTCATGTATGCGAAGTTTGTTCCAAGGGATTCTGTGATGGGTACACTTTGAAACGCCATGTGGTAACTCATCTTCCAGAAAAGCCATACAAATGTCCAGAATGTTCAAAGAGTTTCACACAGAAATCAAGACTGAATAAACACATTGCTGGGCACAGTATCATTTTGGAAAACAGTCAAACTATTTGGAGGTAGTATATTTGTTTTCATATCATTTTTCAGTAATCAacaaattatcttttataggTGTATTCGTTGCGGTGAAGTCTTTGGAAGTTGCGATTCCACAGATGAACACTGCAAAAAACATGAGGAAAAAATTAGTCTTATAGAAGAGATGCAAGTATTGAAATTGTACCATTGTGAATTCTGTAGCAGCCACTTTGCAGATATGGATCATCTAAAAACTCACAGAGAATCTCATGTTATTGAGAAACCATACTCTTGTAACCATTGTAACTCTACATTCAAATCTTTCGCAGAGGCTGTTCTTCACTGGAAAGAGCACCcaagaatatttaaagtgTTGGTAGTATTTTTGTGTGAGATTTGTGACAGAGATGTTAAGGAACTATCTTTGCTTTATAAGCATAAGCAGAAGAGACACCAACCTGTGCCTAGAAGATCAGAGAAGAGCAAAGAGAAGTTCATTTGTGAACTCTGTGGAAGTATTTTTGTGAGTATAGAAGATTTTCAAGAACATGGAAAGTACAGATGCTCCAAATTCCCATGTGATATTTGTGGTAGTCTTTTACCAACTGCAAATTCTTTGAATGCTCATAAAAGAAGACATAGTGGATTAAGACCGTACGtatattaagttatattaatattttataatttttatgattttttattcttatatagaTATGTTTGCAATATCTGTGGTAAAAGCTACACTCAATCCAGTCATATGTGGACCCACAAAAGGTTCCACATGGGTGTAAAACCCTATGCGTGTGAATATTGTGACcagagattcacaataaagcCAGATCTGGCAGACCACACTAGGAAAAAACATACAAGGGAAAGACCATTCAAATGTGATGTTTGCAACAAAGCTTTCTTAACTGGTTCTGTCTTCTACCAACATAGGCTAATACACAGAGGGGATCGTAGATACAAATGCCACTATTGTGAAAAAGCATTCACCAGAACAGAAGCTTTAAACAACCATATTAAGATTCACACTGGTGAAAAACCACATGCATGTGATGTTTGTGGAAGATGCTTCAGACAAAAAGGAGACATGAGAAAACACAGGCGAACACAACATATTGCCAAACAAGACACAAAATAGGTTAAgctaaatataattattaaatactctCATATAAACACTTTATGATAATCTTTTGTTGTAATGgattattttcaaacgttgagttgtgattaataaaatgtaaataaaatttttatgatggtaatgctttataaattatatttaaaaaaagattataaattatgCATATCAATTACTTTTAAGAATCTTTGTTCTTTTAaggttatataaatattggatggataagaaagaaatatcgtaaaaggaaagaaaaagaatgatGGATATTGTAAAGtgatttaaatttgtattcctTCAAAATTAGGCGCGATAAGAAGCGCGAACAGGTGCGCAGATGCAACACGTATAGAACAGGTGATACGACCGATGTCTCGTGATTCGTACCACTGAACCTTACGACTATAACAAGTGCAATTGTTACTGATAAAGATTGCATACGTATGAGGTTTGATTTCGTTACAATAGAAATGATGACGAACTACAGATAAAAATCATTTCGTAAGGTGCTCCACGTACCTGACACTTCTTTGTAAGTCTATGTTCGAacactttttaatttcaattacaacGTTCACCGATCTTGTTTTCGACCTACATACTatgataaaacgatatataacgATCAATTAAAACTCAATCGATGCTCCTTCTAATTACCTTATTCAATATTATCTGTCATCTTTAATGACACGTACCTAACCTAATTCAATTTGACATATGCGTATCATcacaatgaaaatgaaaattttgtatttttcataggacttttattacttttcaaataaaattataaaaaatgttgacggtaaatgttttcattttgataGCACAAGTAGAGcaagaaatattgaatttcaCTTGATGAATTGTATTAAGAAAtagacataaatattttatataaatagcaaaaagtttatataataatagttcTCTTCTTCAATCACAAGAAGACAAACATCATTTTCCAGAAGTTCCATGAAGAATGGCATTTCCTCCGCTAGTTAGTTCTACGCCTCCCCCTTTAGACAATCTAGGGGACTCTGAGGAAGATGAGTTTGGAGATTTTACTACTGGAGGCATAGATGGTaattacaacattttttacaaaaatatataatatataataaaataaatatatataatatatataatgtataatataaatatataatgttatatatatttctattatatatcaaCATATATTCTAGGATTATCTGTATCATCAGATTCACCACATAAGCTGGTAACTCCAGTCCAAACACCTTTAACATCTCAACATACTTCACCGAGAGTAAATGGTATTTCAGAAATTCCAGAAAATTCTCAAATAAATGTTGCTCCAAAACCGACAATTACAGAGGACCTTTTAATACttgagaaaataaatgatactgtaaatgatattaaattcgGGACAGAAGTTGAGAAGTTGGATGAAATTATAGGAAATGATAGTAAAAAGAACTTGGGAAACGtgaacaataataataaagaaattattgtagAGATAGGGGTTTCTAATGAAGTTAATTTAACTAGCAAAAGCAATAGCTTTGAAGAAAACGAGGGGGAAGTTAATCATTTAGAAGATATAGAACCTTTAAGTCTAGATTTAGGAGATCCGACCGCCGCTCCTGACACGGTACAGTCATTAAACGATGCTTTTTACGATTATGAACAGTTCGAAGATTCACAAAATTGGATTTCCAATAGCAATCCATC
It includes:
- the LOC132914464 gene encoding zinc finger protein 678-like; translation: MNSGRTESISTLSEHEDDFDEFEGSIIWSQEEPFSSNEILELAPDPDKQNRLKSLCRLCAGETLHPIYIYSEFGESLKLLHKINTCLSVKVKKTDPLPKQLCPTCVEKITWCNEFDVQCIRAEETLLEILKQNHSFNNARNDVQENSQENIDSCPLCVEGRMRIYEENKESRKDVELYDSDIVLESSDEEQIPNEINIEQNEEPENESITLFCLGTKQKYLKCGACMNLYHTKETLDEHKCKPNLQCTSKPYKCDICFATFTFEERLQFHQHFHKDAKALYCEICKITFGKELKLFYHYKRYHCKDGRVSCLQCGKLFENQEGLKKHVCVDGKTRPHVCEVCSKGFCDGYTLKRHVVTHLPEKPYKCPECSKSFTQKSRLNKHIAGHSIILENSQTIWRCIRCGEVFGSCDSTDEHCKKHEEKISLIEEMQVLKLYHCEFCSSHFADMDHLKTHRESHVIEKPYSCNHCNSTFKSFAEAVLHWKEHPRIFKVLVVFLCEICDRDVKELSLLYKHKQKRHQPVPRRSEKSKEKFICELCGSIFVSIEDFQEHGKYRCSKFPCDICGSLLPTANSLNAHKRRHSGLRPYVCNICGKSYTQSSHMWTHKRFHMGVKPYACEYCDQRFTIKPDLADHTRKKHTRERPFKCDVCNKAFLTGSVFYQHRLIHRGDRRYKCHYCEKAFTRTEALNNHIKIHTGEKPHACDVCGRCFRQKGDMRKHRRTQHIAKQDTK
- the LOC132914475 gene encoding spindle and kinetochore-associated protein 1-like isoform X3, with the protein product MSTSYTLEEILERQCEKLQDLEIATIFVKSKDAMKEELLKMRTAVSQKCNDIEIMRQKLDEMKKQNNQCRELMLHIKAVNKKINHMKKNIPSELIYDYYETQNSLSLKSMPGEEFTPVHTVISDNREKQETPMIDCKKVLFNEPEVCLMISLIGTDEFSKIPKYIIGRQSLETVNNFINTINQILKAKYMFLSLGKAHARKQGDLNLYLHYKKQEMDICNDNSKNFVSEYVYFFTGEDYERQTKSKLDKLKLNLMIVLRHCKRLREHRIKNDVRYVILPK
- the LOC132914483 gene encoding transmembrane emp24 domain-containing protein bai, with product MRGVIYIFVTLLAYAHGIRFYLEPNAFKCLKEEVQANVLVAGEYEVSMTPAVKTEYIIRDSKGDILSKKDDIPHGKMLKFSFVTETYDTFEICFMAHAIQPSFSGNIKQIKQEIHLITKRGIEAKNYEGIGEAAKLKPSEVELKRLEDLSEAIVQDFARMRKNEEEMRDTNEATNTRVLYFSIFSICWLLLLSIWQVLYLRSFFKAKKLIE
- the LOC132914475 gene encoding spindle and kinetochore-associated protein 1-like isoform X4 encodes the protein MSTSYTLEEILERQCEKLQDLEIATIFVKSKDAMKEELLKMRTAVSQKCNDIEIMRQKLDEMKKQNNQCRELMLHIKAVNKKINHMKKNIPSELIYDYYETQNSLSLKSMPGEEFTPVHTVISDNREKQETPMIDCKKVLFNEPEVCLMISLIGTDEFSKIPKYIIGRQSLETVNNFINTINQILKAKYMFLSLGKAHARKQGDLNLYLHYKKQEMDICNDNKYVYFFTGEDYERQTKSKLDKLKLNLMIVLRHCKRLREHRIKNDVRYVILPK
- the LOC132914475 gene encoding spindle and kinetochore-associated protein 1-like isoform X2 — translated: MSTSYTLEEILERQCEKLQDLEIATIFVKSKDAMKEELLKMRTAVSQKCNDIEIMRQKLDEMKKQNNQCRELMLHIKAVNKKINHMKKNIPSELIYDYYETQNSLSLKSMPGEEFTPVHTVISDNREKQETPMIDCKKVLFNEPEVCLMISLIGTDEFSKIPKYIIGRQSLETVNNFINTINQILKAKYMFLSLGKAHARKQGDLNLYLHYKKQEMDICNDNKYVYFFTGEDYERQTKSKLDKLKLNLMIVLRHCKRLREHRIKNDVRYIRFCFGRPGSVFTRNTQFTKIRLPVELFRRNEDSSLVCHERILPFSFPRNEVICSEIISIVRSTCGDKIV
- the LOC132914475 gene encoding spindle and kinetochore-associated protein 1-like isoform X1; its protein translation is MSTSYTLEEILERQCEKLQDLEIATIFVKSKDAMKEELLKMRTAVSQKCNDIEIMRQKLDEMKKQNNQCRELMLHIKAVNKKINHMKKNIPSELIYDYYETQNSLSLKSMPGEEFTPVHTVISDNREKQETPMIDCKKVLFNEPEVCLMISLIGTDEFSKIPKYIIGRQSLETVNNFINTINQILKAKYMFLSLGKAHARKQGDLNLYLHYKKQEMDICNDNSKNFVSEYVYFFTGEDYERQTKSKLDKLKLNLMIVLRHCKRLREHRIKNDVRYIRFCFGRPGSVFTRNTQFTKIRLPVELFRRNEDSSLVCHERILPFSFPRNEVICSEIISIVRSTCGDKIV